In Ascochyta rabiei chromosome 11, complete sequence, the following are encoded in one genomic region:
- a CDS encoding Alpha-galactosidase, which yields MACSAFNAFGCNYNEEALLDMAHSMVDEGLVEAGYNSIIFDDCFTKKERGDDGKLLEDPERFPSGMRSLADKLKGLGISAAAYSDAGYKTCAGYPGSYGHEEEDLQTFSEWGFDYLKYDNCYIPFDSEVQENVYDRYVRMAKAIASRAAKKDEEPFWFSIYEWGWQQPWIWGKRLGHSWRINGDIKPWWNSLAAIIDNASFQY from the exons ATGGCTTGTTCAGCGTTCAACGCCTTTGGCTGCAACTATAACGAGGAGGCGCTCCTGGATATGGCTCATTCCATGGTGGACGAGGGTCTCGTTGAAGCAGGATATAACTCCATCATCTTCGACGACTGCTTTACGAAGAAAGAGCGGGGTGATGATGGAAAGCTACTTGAAG ATCCGGAGAGGTTTCCTTCGGGTATGCGAAGCTTGGCTGACAAGCTCAAGGGGCTGGGCATTTCTGCAGCTGCCTACTCAGACGCTGGCTATAAGACATGTGCCGGGTATCCTGGATCTTATGGGCATGAGGAAGAAGATCTCCAAACCTTCAGCGAATGGGGCTTTGACTATCTCAAGTACGATAATTGCTACATTCCATTCGACAGTGAAGTGCAAGAGAATGTATATGATCGTTACGTACGCATGGCCAAAGCTATTGCCAGTCGAGCAGCAAAGAAGGATGAGGAGCCATTCTGGTTTTCTATCTACGAATGGGGTTGGCAGCAACCATGGATCTGGGGCAAACGACTGGGCCATAGCTGGCGCATCAACGGCGACATCAAACCGTGGTGGAACTCGCTCGCAGCCATCATCGACAACGCAAGCTTCCAGTACTAG
- a CDS encoding Alpha-galactosidase yields MDMLEVGNTGQGDPIGNLTIDEAKSHFTAWALLKSPLFISKNLPNATEEAREIHKNPDIIKINQDPNVGESIAPFRWGYDLPDNVSNATHLAQYWSGNSSYGIVFMLLNTLDVPQDMFFNLTESWAIRSGRLYDVYDTWAHTNNRTTLRNITVTLPPHGVAALLLNDAGPGPEPAALGLSYCAIYWQCTWPNGTYYSN; encoded by the coding sequence ATGGATATGCTTGAGGTGGGTAACACAGGGCAGGGCGACCCCATCGGTAATCTCACCATCGACGAAGCGAAGAGCCACTTCACAGCCTGGGCTCTGCTCAAGAGTCCGCTCTTCATATCCAAAAACCTGCCCAACGCGACCGAAGAGGCTCGAGAAATTCACAAAAATCCAGACATCATCAAAATCAACCAAGATCCCAATGTTGGGGAATCCATCGCACCGTTCCGCTGGGGCTACGACCTGCCAGACAATGTCTCCAACGCTACGCATCTCGCACAGTACTGGTCTGGTAACAGCAGCTATGGCATTGTATTCATGCTTCTCAACACCCTTGATGTCCCGCAAGACATGTTCTTCAATTTGACTGAGAGCTGGGCCATCCGCTCGGGCCGCCTTTACGACGTGTACGACACGTGGGCGCATACAAACAACAGGACGACACTACGTAACATTACAGTTACATTACCGCCGCATGGTGTTGCAGCATTGCTGCTGAATGATGCAGGGCCCGGGCCCGAGCCAGCTGCGCTGGGATTGTCCTATTGCGCCATCTATTGGCAGTGCACATGGCCAAACGGGACTTATTACAGCAACTGA